In the Fibrobacter sp. UWB4 genome, GAGGAACTTGTATTTGCAGCGGCCTTCGTGGACGAGCTTGGTTTCGACATCGACAAAATCGCCAAAACGGCACGGACGCTTGTATTGCACGTTCAGTTCGAGAACCGGGCTTGCAAACCCTTCGCGTTCCACTTCGTCGTAGGGGGCGCCTACAGCGCGGAAAAAGTCTACGCGGGCCTGTTCAAACCAGATGGGGTAGGTGGCGTGGTGCACGACGCCCATAGCGTCAGTTTCTGCGTAGCGGACTTGAATGCGGGTCTTGAAAGAAAAGTTGTTTTCCATGTGTAATTATATAGGGGTGGGTATAAGTTCGGTTGTATAAAGTAGTTAATTAGAATTTAGTCATTGGTCAATAGT is a window encoding:
- a CDS encoding thioesterase family protein, yielding MENNFSFKTRIQVRYAETDAMGVVHHATYPIWFEQARVDFFRAVGAPYDEVEREGFASPVLELNVQYKRPCRFGDFVDVETKLVHEGRCKYKFLYQVTLNGEICTTGYSVHVFTKGGVPTREKPECIKKVEDKIFSD